A window of Chloroflexota bacterium contains these coding sequences:
- a CDS encoding extracellular solute-binding protein produces the protein MNSRKRLVLSAVSALITLSLVITACGPTPTPEIIKQTVEVPVVVTATPVPKGPVTITFWHAYNPLETETLDTKVIPAFEKAHPDIKVQAQPVPYDEFHRKLLTALAGGTAPDLIRSDIIWVPEFAELGALVALDELMPDFNTFKDKVFPGPLSTNFWKGHYYGLPLDTNCRVLLWNKAVFQAAGISGPPKTFDEFLTACEKIKALGKDKYGFADGGTYAWAVNPWIWSSGGDITDPQITKATGYLNGPGTVAAYEFLLNLVKKEYIHPGILGGGVDTWGGFAKGEIAMVLEGPWFPPLFDQQFPDVEYGFALMPAGPGGAISVVGGEDIVMFQQSKNKEAAAEFIRFMLSPETQLTMAEAGQMPVLSELLATEYMQKHPFYGVFLEQLKTAKARTPHPAWPKMEDILTQTGQAILRGEKPAQAALDEAAAKIDALLSSQ, from the coding sequence ATGAATTCCCGCAAACGCTTAGTGCTATCGGCCGTCAGCGCTCTGATCACCCTGTCCTTAGTGATCACAGCCTGCGGCCCGACGCCCACACCGGAGATCATTAAGCAAACCGTGGAAGTGCCAGTGGTGGTGACGGCCACGCCGGTGCCCAAAGGGCCTGTGACTATTACTTTCTGGCACGCTTACAACCCCTTGGAGACGGAGACCCTTGACACAAAGGTGATCCCGGCCTTCGAGAAAGCCCATCCTGACATCAAGGTCCAGGCTCAGCCAGTGCCTTACGACGAATTCCACAGGAAACTATTGACTGCCCTGGCCGGAGGTACCGCGCCCGATCTCATCCGCTCTGACATCATCTGGGTTCCAGAATTCGCGGAGTTGGGCGCCCTCGTGGCCCTGGATGAATTGATGCCCGATTTCAACACCTTTAAGGACAAGGTTTTCCCAGGCCCACTCTCGACCAACTTCTGGAAGGGCCACTACTATGGTCTGCCCTTGGACACAAACTGTCGGGTGCTGCTCTGGAATAAGGCAGTGTTCCAGGCTGCCGGGATCAGTGGGCCCCCAAAGACATTTGATGAATTCCTCACTGCCTGTGAAAAAATCAAAGCGCTGGGGAAGGACAAATACGGCTTTGCCGATGGGGGAACCTACGCCTGGGCAGTGAACCCCTGGATCTGGAGCAGTGGAGGGGATATTACAGATCCCCAAATCACCAAGGCGACAGGATACCTCAACGGGCCCGGAACTGTGGCGGCATACGAGTTTCTCTTGAACCTGGTCAAGAAGGAATACATCCATCCGGGTATCCTGGGTGGTGGAGTGGACACTTGGGGAGGTTTCGCCAAAGGTGAGATCGCCATGGTCTTAGAAGGGCCTTGGTTCCCGCCACTCTTTGATCAGCAGTTCCCCGATGTGGAGTACGGCTTCGCCCTCATGCCAGCCGGCCCTGGGGGTGCTATCTCTGTGGTAGGTGGAGAAGACATCGTTATGTTCCAGCAGAGCAAAAACAAAGAAGCAGCGGCCGAGTTCATCCGCTTTATGCTCTCGCCGGAAACCCAACTTACCATGGCAGAGGCTGGCCAGATGCCGGTCTTGAGCGAGTTGTTGGCTACAGAATACATGCAAAAACACCCATTTTACGGCGTATTCCTGGAGCAACTCAAGACAGCCAAAGCGCGTACACCACACCCAGCTTGGCCCAAGATGGAAGATATCCTGACCCAGACCGGCCAGGCTATCCTGCGGGGAGAGAAGCCCGCACAGGCAGCCCTGGATGAGGCTGCAGCGAAAATTGATGCCTTGCTAAGTAGCCAGTGA
- a CDS encoding sugar ABC transporter permease has protein sequence MKNPRHRREIGTAYLFMLPGLSFFAIFMVYPLVKALQMSLYQWSIMPGQPSPFVGLSNYTRAFQDPIFWVALRNTVLYTAVTVPGQMILAMVVALLLNHITVGRVFFRTIYYLPVLTSWVIVSLLFTYLFQSPGGLINYLLTDVLHLIAEPIAWLRNPATAMVPILSLGIWKGIGWSMVTFLAALQTIPGELYEAAAIDGASRWQRFWCLTLPLMRPTLVFVLVMLVIGGFNVFTSVYLITGGGPMKQTEVVLSYMYHQAFDFLEFGYGAALSYILAAIILVLSFLQIRFLRRPVELY, from the coding sequence ATGAAAAATCCGCGCCACAGAAGAGAGATCGGCACAGCATACCTCTTCATGCTCCCGGGTCTATCGTTTTTCGCTATCTTTATGGTCTACCCATTAGTCAAGGCCCTCCAGATGAGCCTGTACCAATGGAGCATCATGCCCGGCCAGCCAAGCCCGTTTGTGGGTCTGAGTAATTACACCCGAGCATTTCAGGATCCCATCTTCTGGGTAGCGCTACGCAACACCGTCCTTTACACTGCGGTGACAGTCCCTGGACAAATGATCCTGGCTATGGTGGTAGCCTTGCTACTAAACCATATCACAGTGGGACGGGTCTTTTTCCGGACCATCTATTATCTGCCAGTCCTTACTTCATGGGTGATCGTCTCCCTCCTTTTCACATACCTCTTCCAAAGCCCGGGGGGCTTAATCAACTACTTGTTGACTGACGTCCTGCACTTAATAGCCGAACCCATTGCCTGGTTGCGCAATCCTGCGACCGCCATGGTGCCCATCTTGAGTTTAGGCATTTGGAAGGGAATCGGATGGTCCATGGTCACTTTCTTGGCCGCGCTACAAACGATCCCCGGTGAACTGTATGAGGCGGCAGCGATAGATGGAGCCAGCCGCTGGCAACGGTTCTGGTGCCTTACCCTGCCTTTAATGCGTCCCACTCTCGTTTTCGTGCTGGTAATGCTAGTGATTGGGGGTTTTAACGTTTTCACCTCCGTGTACCTCATCACAGGCGGGGGACCCATGAAGCAGACCGAGGTGGTTCTGAGCTATATGTACCATCAGGCTTTCGATTTCCTGGAGTTCGGCTACGGCGCAGCCCTCTCTTATATACTGGCTGCCATTATCCTAGTACTCAGCTTTCTGCAGATACGCTTCTTGCGCCGACCGGTGGAATTATACTGA
- a CDS encoding carbohydrate ABC transporter permease, translating to MVRKEGGLFENTLVYFLLVIGGVVMIFPFLWMVSTALKGHIYVIETPPSLLPKEPTIANFVEAWTSNNFRLYFTNSLIVAISTTVLSVLFSAMLAYAFARFVFPGKEALFYAFLFTMMIPGLVLIIPQFFLAKALGLRNSLWGLVFVYVATTIPLNTFLLRGFFEQLPRELEEAVLIDGGGYFTIFFRVVVPLSAPALATVAIFTFLASWDEFIWALTAIDEMSKRTLPVAIAVFQGAHATQWGLVFAASLIAAMPVIVVFVSLQRYFIGGLTSGAFKG from the coding sequence ATTGTGAGAAAAGAGGGCGGTCTTTTTGAAAATACACTGGTCTATTTCCTGCTGGTCATAGGCGGAGTAGTCATGATCTTTCCTTTCCTCTGGATGGTCTCCACCGCTCTAAAAGGCCACATCTACGTTATTGAGACTCCACCTAGTCTATTGCCCAAGGAACCAACGATAGCGAACTTTGTGGAGGCCTGGACGTCCAACAACTTCCGCCTCTATTTTACCAATAGCCTCATAGTGGCTATCTCTACCACCGTGCTCTCTGTACTTTTCTCGGCCATGCTGGCCTATGCCTTTGCTCGCTTCGTCTTCCCTGGCAAAGAGGCTCTTTTTTACGCTTTCCTCTTCACCATGATGATTCCCGGCCTTGTGTTGATTATCCCTCAGTTTTTCTTGGCCAAGGCCTTGGGACTGCGCAACAGTTTGTGGGGGCTGGTTTTCGTATATGTAGCTACTACCATTCCGCTCAACACTTTTCTGCTGCGAGGTTTCTTTGAACAGTTGCCCCGGGAGTTGGAGGAGGCAGTGCTGATTGACGGTGGGGGATATTTCACCATTTTCTTCCGGGTCGTGGTGCCTCTTTCCGCGCCCGCTTTAGCGACCGTGGCCATTTTCACCTTTCTGGCCTCTTGGGATGAGTTCATCTGGGCGCTCACGGCTATTGACGAAATGTCCAAGAGGACCTTGCCTGTCGCTATCGCCGTTTTTCAGGGAGCCCACGCCACTCAATGGGGGTTGGTATTCGCCGCCTCTTTGATCGCGGCCATGCCAGTCATCGTAGTCTTCGTCAGCCTGCAACGCTATTTCATAGGCGGTCTGACTAGTGGGGCTTTCAAAGGGTAA